The Armatimonadota bacterium genome includes a window with the following:
- a CDS encoding phosphoglucomutase → MLDLLREALKDSALVQSFSGVRTRFGDSGRISPAHEALAAVYGYCYARDLPEKDAPLVLARDPRPSGPAITQALVRGFLAAGCRRIVDLGVITTPLGQAAVRSFKAGGGVIVTASHNPLSDNGWKFLTGLAGYRSGDAPAGALLSAPRMERIVQSVADVATLGDVAVQRAIESVSGEEAFTALVRSGSRRVHTRAVDAYLETVTNDWGLDVEALMRRPMGPVLLDPNGGAASGVASAVLEALGIRVYEMNAELGRPSHPIDTDSVNPETGEHILTRVARAVRSCEAQFGVAFDYDADRGNVVLPGDTSDAVVAPQEISALNVALALARVEVSGSGGRRVCVVASDATSGRVDQIAAQFGAEVHRVETGEVNVVTRMRQLFEEGALVPVGVEGPNGGTVFAGSTCRDGVLTALSCALAVSGEDATRIWREKSGHGAGTCALEELLQTLPQWSTPAARVVLENTGPHSEVKKQMEERFRKEIWPRLATRFRDYRILNYEGTECVETRRGDEAGGWRVDLLRNGECCFIFARGSRTEAGVWRVIADSPDADEARLLLDLGQDLLRSVESAAVGGKE, encoded by the coding sequence ATGCTGGACCTTCTGCGAGAGGCGCTGAAGGATAGCGCGCTCGTGCAAAGCTTCTCCGGAGTCAGGACTCGCTTCGGGGATTCCGGCCGCATCAGCCCTGCCCACGAAGCGCTGGCGGCGGTGTATGGCTACTGCTATGCGCGGGACCTCCCCGAGAAGGATGCTCCGCTCGTGCTCGCGCGGGATCCGCGTCCCAGCGGACCTGCCATCACGCAGGCGCTGGTCAGAGGCTTCCTTGCCGCCGGCTGCCGCCGGATAGTGGACCTGGGAGTCATTACAACCCCTCTGGGGCAGGCTGCCGTACGCTCGTTCAAGGCAGGGGGTGGAGTCATTGTCACGGCGAGCCACAACCCTCTTTCGGACAACGGCTGGAAGTTCCTGACAGGATTGGCCGGCTACCGGTCGGGAGACGCTCCGGCCGGCGCCCTTCTGTCCGCTCCGCGGATGGAACGCATCGTGCAGAGCGTGGCGGATGTCGCCACTCTGGGTGATGTGGCTGTCCAGCGGGCGATCGAGAGCGTCTCGGGAGAAGAGGCGTTCACGGCGCTTGTGCGGTCAGGATCCCGGCGTGTCCACACCCGGGCAGTGGATGCCTATCTGGAGACTGTCACGAACGACTGGGGGCTGGACGTCGAAGCTCTTATGCGACGGCCGATGGGTCCGGTTCTGCTCGATCCGAATGGCGGCGCGGCGTCAGGAGTGGCAAGCGCGGTTCTGGAGGCGCTTGGCATTCGAGTGTATGAAATGAACGCCGAGCTTGGACGTCCTTCCCATCCCATTGACACAGACAGCGTCAACCCCGAAACGGGAGAGCACATTCTCACCCGTGTGGCGCGGGCTGTGCGCTCCTGTGAGGCGCAGTTCGGAGTGGCATTCGACTACGACGCGGATCGGGGAAATGTGGTCCTCCCCGGCGACACATCCGATGCCGTGGTCGCTCCGCAGGAGATCAGCGCACTGAATGTGGCGCTGGCGCTTGCGCGTGTTGAAGTATCGGGAAGCGGCGGACGCCGGGTCTGCGTGGTGGCTTCGGACGCCACCTCCGGCCGGGTGGATCAGATTGCGGCTCAGTTCGGAGCGGAGGTGCATCGGGTCGAGACGGGCGAGGTGAATGTGGTCACCCGGATGCGCCAGCTTTTCGAGGAAGGCGCCCTCGTCCCGGTGGGCGTGGAGGGCCCGAACGGCGGAACGGTGTTCGCCGGGTCCACCTGCCGTGACGGCGTGCTTACAGCTCTCTCCTGCGCGCTGGCGGTTTCCGGGGAGGATGCCACACGCATCTGGCGTGAGAAAAGCGGGCACGGTGCGGGAACTTGCGCCCTGGAAGAACTGCTGCAAACCCTTCCGCAATGGAGCACACCGGCGGCGCGTGTGGTGCTGGAGAACACCGGACCGCATTCCGAGGTCAAAAAACAGATGGAGGAACGCTTCCGGAAGGAGATCTGGCCCAGGCTAGCCACACGGTTCCGCGACTACCGCATTCTCAACTATGAAGGCACAGAGTGCGTGGAGACTCGCCGCGGCGACGAGGCGGGAGGGTGGCGCGTGGACCTGCTCCGGAATGGAGAGTGCTGCTTCATTTTCGCTCGCGGGTCCCGGACAGAGGCCGGTGTATGGCGGGTCATCGCGGACTCACCGGATGCCGATGAGGCGAGGCTTCTTCTGGATCTGGGACAGGATCTGCTGCGCAGCGTGGAAAGCGCGGCGGTTGGCGGGAAAGAGTAG
- the plpD gene encoding patatin has protein sequence MRRRAVVCLSLFALASSILLTPPARAAGTQRPRVGLALGGGAARGYAHIGVLRWLDEHRIPVDFIAGTSMGALVGGAYAMGYSPDEIVSFAESLDWDTALQPEVPYASLSFRRKEDRRDYPFALTFGLRDRFRLPSGLSPVHAVGMLLSRISLPYGDLESFDSLPVPFRCVAVDIESGEQVVLGDGPLWQALRASMAIPGVFTPVERRGRLLVDGGLLNNVPADVVRRMGADVVIAVDVSEDLADRSALDSLLGLANQSVAVMVLNNTREMLRHADLVLAPDVRAISGADYTQIRETEALGYAAAEERARFLETLSLDEQSWKEYLRERQSRKRQGFPKAAKAIVAGLPEDEAADGSARLQRLTRQGLDPARLERELQRLQGSGRYGIVGYHVVQSSDGGALVVTASAPRHGPPFLNTSFRVRSTRLTDIQMRLGTRFTTFDLFRRGDEVRIDAGVGRNALVRAEWYVPLSRRGPFIAPRLSYVKTVQDVFLTGRRVSEQQAREAEAGLDVGWHPGPDSEIRLGYFTGHLLSSPAAGLFKLGRDDGSVQGVRMRLAYDGQDGLVPTRGARLELLADWYLQTPGTPDPYLSAELRSSFYRQAGERGVVFLTASGGSSFGESAPVSRQFTLGGPLRLGAYGVNELRGSEYLFGSAGYMRRVGRLPQFAGGKVYVGASVEYGSAFERLRDADFAACFSAGVVMETLAGPVFFGGSWGEGSRRTAYFAIGHPFP, from the coding sequence ATGCGCCGGCGGGCGGTTGTCTGCCTGAGCCTTTTTGCGCTGGCCAGTAGCATCTTACTCACGCCTCCGGCGCGGGCGGCTGGCACGCAGCGGCCAAGGGTCGGCCTGGCTCTTGGTGGCGGAGCGGCGAGGGGTTATGCACACATCGGTGTTCTGCGCTGGTTGGACGAGCACCGCATCCCCGTGGATTTCATCGCCGGCACAAGCATGGGCGCCCTGGTGGGCGGCGCTTATGCGATGGGCTATTCCCCCGACGAGATCGTTTCCTTCGCCGAATCTCTGGACTGGGACACCGCCCTCCAGCCTGAAGTGCCGTATGCCTCGCTTTCGTTCCGGCGCAAGGAGGACCGTCGGGATTACCCGTTCGCGCTGACATTTGGGCTCCGTGACCGCTTCCGCCTTCCATCTGGCCTGAGCCCCGTTCACGCGGTAGGGATGCTGCTCAGCCGGATCAGCCTGCCCTACGGAGATCTTGAGTCGTTCGACAGTCTGCCAGTCCCTTTCCGGTGTGTGGCGGTGGACATTGAATCCGGAGAACAGGTCGTGCTGGGCGACGGGCCACTCTGGCAGGCTCTCAGAGCGTCCATGGCCATTCCCGGTGTCTTCACGCCTGTGGAGCGCAGAGGCCGGCTTCTGGTGGACGGAGGGCTTCTGAACAACGTCCCGGCAGATGTCGTCCGCCGAATGGGCGCCGATGTGGTCATTGCCGTGGACGTGAGCGAGGATCTTGCAGACCGATCCGCTCTGGACTCCCTGCTGGGACTGGCGAATCAGTCTGTGGCTGTGATGGTGTTGAACAACACCAGGGAGATGCTCCGTCACGCCGATTTAGTCTTGGCGCCGGATGTTCGGGCCATATCCGGCGCGGATTATACCCAAATCAGGGAGACGGAGGCATTGGGCTATGCCGCCGCCGAGGAGCGGGCGCGATTTTTGGAGACCCTGTCTCTGGATGAGCAGTCCTGGAAGGAGTATCTCCGGGAACGCCAGAGCCGAAAGCGCCAAGGATTCCCCAAAGCTGCAAAGGCAATAGTCGCCGGCCTGCCCGAGGACGAGGCGGCCGACGGGAGTGCGAGACTCCAGAGACTAACCCGACAGGGCCTCGATCCTGCGCGGCTGGAACGGGAGCTGCAAAGGCTCCAGGGGAGCGGGCGTTACGGCATTGTGGGCTATCACGTAGTGCAATCCTCGGATGGCGGAGCGCTGGTGGTGACGGCTTCTGCACCTCGGCACGGACCTCCCTTCCTGAACACCTCCTTCAGAGTGCGCAGCACCCGCCTGACGGACATCCAGATGCGGCTTGGGACGCGCTTCACAACATTCGATCTCTTTCGGAGAGGCGATGAGGTGCGCATAGATGCCGGTGTCGGCAGGAACGCGCTGGTCCGAGCAGAGTGGTATGTTCCACTGAGCCGGAGAGGTCCTTTCATCGCGCCACGACTGTCTTATGTCAAAACGGTTCAAGACGTATTCTTGACGGGAAGGCGCGTCTCTGAGCAGCAGGCGAGGGAGGCAGAGGCAGGCCTCGATGTGGGGTGGCATCCCGGACCGGACTCCGAGATCCGCCTGGGCTACTTCACGGGGCACCTGCTTTCGTCCCCCGCCGCGGGTCTGTTCAAACTGGGACGGGACGACGGATCCGTCCAAGGTGTCAGGATGCGTCTGGCTTACGACGGGCAAGATGGGCTGGTGCCTACGCGGGGAGCGAGGCTGGAGCTTCTGGCCGACTGGTACCTGCAAACGCCGGGCACCCCCGATCCTTATCTTTCGGCGGAGTTGCGCTCAAGCTTCTACCGGCAGGCTGGTGAGCGCGGTGTGGTGTTTCTGACGGCATCCGGGGGCAGCTCTTTCGGCGAGAGTGCTCCGGTCTCTCGCCAGTTTACGCTGGGCGGCCCTCTCCGCCTGGGCGCTTACGGAGTGAACGAGCTGCGCGGGAGTGAATATCTCTTCGGCAGCGCCGGATATATGAGGAGGGTCGGACGGTTGCCGCAGTTCGCGGGCGGCAAGGTCTATGTCGGTGCCTCCGTCGAGTACGGGTCGGCATTCGAGCGTCTGAGAGATGCCGATTTCGCAGCATGCTTTTCAGCGGGTGTTGTGATGGAAACCCTGGCGGGGCCGGTTTTCTTCGGGGGAAGCTGGGGAGAGGGAAGCCGCCGGACCGCGTATTTCGCCATTGGCCATCCTTTCCCGTGA
- a CDS encoding chemotaxis protein CheW: MSNNDAQVDQKEEQLVVFDLSGELFAISIERINTIIRMETITKVPGCEHFVEGVINLRGSILPVIDPRKKFGLPLKEADRASRIVVVESASRMVGLIVDAVTETVRLSAKDIEPPSETIVSSSARYVRGIGKAGDKLLVLLDLDQLLDQGEMLDAAVLGASEPVAA; encoded by the coding sequence ATGTCCAACAACGACGCACAGGTGGACCAGAAAGAGGAACAGCTGGTCGTCTTCGACCTTTCCGGGGAACTGTTCGCCATCAGTATCGAGCGGATCAACACCATCATCCGGATGGAGACCATTACCAAGGTCCCCGGATGCGAGCATTTTGTGGAGGGCGTGATCAACCTGCGCGGCAGCATTCTGCCAGTCATAGACCCTCGAAAGAAGTTCGGGCTGCCCTTGAAGGAAGCCGATAGAGCCTCCCGCATCGTGGTGGTGGAGAGCGCGTCCCGGATGGTGGGATTGATCGTGGACGCGGTCACGGAGACCGTCCGGCTGTCTGCGAAAGACATCGAGCCGCCTTCCGAGACGATCGTCTCGTCCAGCGCGCGGTATGTTCGCGGCATCGGCAAAGCAGGGGACAAGCTTCTTGTCCTGCTGGACCTAGACCAGCTTCTGGACCAGGGCGAGATGCTGGACGCGGCAGTCCTTGGAGCCAGCGAGCCCGTGGCCGCATGA
- the argD gene encoding acetylornithine/acetyl-lysine aminotransferase, with product MTQPYDGDVEGIARLTFERYQRHVNPGIASLLKFSGFEYPEWDAEGCFIRDIAGNEYIDCVGGYGVFSLGHRHPEVVRAVREQMDRLTLKTHYFLSIGLGQVCEMLAEISPEGLDYAFLCNSGTEAVEGALKAARIHTGRPGIVGTLNGYHGKTFGALSASGREIYRKPFEPLLQGFTLVPFGDADAVQRVVGPETAAVIVEVVQGEGGVNVAPPGYLTRLREITREAGALLIVDEVRTGLGRTGRMFACEHEGVRPDLLTMAKALGGGVMPVGAFLGTAEIWQTLFSENPYLHTSTFGGNPLACAAAIAAIETTRRLDLPRRSAELGEYLLQRLKEVAARHPQMIREVRGLGLLAGVEFHSEDVAKLVIAACASEKLLVAYSLNNPLVIRIEPPLIIEKYLLDRALEILEQAIEGTAALLESVGTLSV from the coding sequence TTGACCCAACCTTATGACGGCGATGTTGAGGGTATCGCCCGGCTCACATTTGAGCGTTACCAGCGCCACGTCAACCCTGGCATCGCCAGCCTGCTGAAGTTCAGCGGATTCGAGTATCCCGAATGGGACGCCGAGGGCTGCTTTATCCGGGATATCGCCGGAAACGAGTATATCGACTGTGTCGGCGGCTACGGCGTCTTCAGCCTGGGACACAGGCACCCAGAGGTCGTCAGAGCGGTCCGGGAACAGATGGACCGCCTGACGCTGAAGACCCACTACTTCCTGAGCATCGGTCTTGGCCAGGTATGCGAGATGCTGGCCGAGATCAGCCCGGAAGGGCTCGATTACGCGTTTCTGTGCAACTCGGGGACCGAGGCCGTCGAGGGAGCGCTCAAGGCGGCCCGTATCCACACGGGACGCCCAGGTATCGTCGGCACGCTGAATGGTTACCACGGCAAGACCTTCGGCGCCCTGTCAGCATCCGGCCGGGAAATCTACCGCAAGCCTTTCGAGCCTCTGCTGCAAGGTTTCACGCTCGTACCGTTCGGGGACGCGGATGCTGTTCAACGCGTTGTCGGCCCGGAGACGGCAGCGGTGATTGTGGAGGTGGTGCAGGGCGAAGGAGGCGTGAATGTCGCACCGCCCGGCTACCTCACGCGGCTCCGGGAGATCACTCGCGAGGCCGGGGCGCTGCTGATTGTTGACGAAGTAAGGACCGGACTCGGCCGCACTGGGCGTATGTTCGCCTGCGAGCACGAAGGAGTCCGCCCGGACCTGCTGACCATGGCGAAGGCTCTTGGAGGCGGCGTCATGCCAGTGGGGGCTTTTCTGGGAACTGCGGAGATCTGGCAGACTCTCTTCTCCGAGAACCCGTATCTCCATACATCCACCTTTGGAGGCAACCCCCTGGCCTGCGCGGCAGCCATCGCCGCCATTGAGACCACGCGCCGGCTGGATCTTCCCCGCCGGTCCGCGGAACTGGGGGAATACCTGCTGCAGAGGCTCAAGGAGGTGGCGGCACGCCATCCGCAGATGATACGCGAGGTGCGGGGTCTCGGACTTCTGGCCGGCGTGGAGTTCCACTCAGAAGACGTGGCCAAGCTGGTGATCGCGGCCTGCGCCTCCGAGAAACTGCTGGTGGCCTACAGTCTGAACAATCCTCTGGTCATCCGCATCGAGCCGCCGCTCATCATCGAGAAGTATCTGCTCGACCGCGCACTGGAGATCCTGGAGCAGGCCATCGAGGGCACAGCCGCGCTGCTGGAAAGCGTGGGCACGCTTTCCGTCTGA
- a CDS encoding FAD-dependent oxidoreductase — protein MREMKCDILVAGASLGGVAAALAAADAGCSVILTEECEWVGGQLTAQAVSCPDENPWIETFGCTLTYQQLRAGIREYYRRHFPIKPRIAADPLFNPGNGWVSRLCHEPRVSLAVLQQMLAPHITAGRIRLYTRYAPESAEVDGDTVKAVSFRSLNGGPGITVEPIFVIDATETGELLPLTGTEYVCGAESQEDTGEPHAVSGPARPGDVQSFTWCFLMDYREGEDHTIERPEGYEEFRDTQPLQWTQVHPVTREPRHFILWHAPGWEGVPLWTYRRVLDRAQFSEGSFPSDVTLVNWPQNDYRGNFIDKPHDEKMRILEAGKRLSLSLLYWLQTEAPRPDGGAGFPGLRLRPDLAGTHDGLAQYPYIRESRRILPMFRVLEQHIAQESRKTQYAEPFQDSVGIGLYRIDLHPSAETGEFVDLACCPFQIPLGALIPRRMRNLLAGCKNIGTTHITNGAYRLHPVEWNIGEAAGVTASYCVFGGVPAQAARENPERLARIQSLLKARGVPLEWPEAHPV, from the coding sequence ATGAGAGAGATGAAGTGCGACATTCTTGTGGCCGGAGCGAGCCTTGGGGGGGTGGCCGCCGCTCTCGCCGCCGCTGATGCCGGATGCTCCGTGATTCTCACGGAAGAGTGTGAGTGGGTCGGCGGACAGCTCACCGCACAGGCAGTGTCTTGCCCGGATGAAAATCCGTGGATCGAGACTTTTGGCTGCACGCTGACTTACCAGCAACTCAGGGCAGGCATTCGCGAATACTACCGCCGCCACTTTCCGATAAAGCCCCGCATTGCAGCGGACCCGCTCTTCAATCCCGGAAACGGATGGGTGAGCCGCCTGTGCCACGAGCCCCGCGTCTCGCTCGCCGTGCTGCAGCAGATGCTCGCGCCGCACATCACTGCCGGCCGCATCCGACTGTACACCCGCTACGCGCCGGAATCCGCTGAGGTAGATGGCGACACCGTCAAAGCGGTAAGTTTCCGCAGCCTCAACGGCGGCCCTGGCATCACCGTTGAGCCCATCTTCGTCATAGACGCCACGGAGACCGGTGAGCTGCTCCCACTGACCGGCACGGAGTACGTCTGTGGCGCCGAGTCGCAGGAGGACACGGGCGAACCTCATGCCGTCTCAGGACCTGCGCGGCCGGGCGATGTGCAATCCTTCACCTGGTGCTTCCTGATGGACTACCGGGAAGGCGAAGACCATACGATCGAACGGCCAGAAGGTTATGAAGAGTTCCGGGACACCCAGCCGCTCCAGTGGACGCAGGTCCACCCTGTCACGCGGGAACCACGCCACTTCATCCTGTGGCACGCTCCGGGCTGGGAGGGGGTGCCTCTGTGGACCTACCGGCGCGTGCTGGACAGGGCCCAGTTTTCGGAGGGATCCTTCCCCTCGGATGTGACGCTGGTCAACTGGCCCCAGAACGACTACCGCGGAAACTTCATAGACAAGCCGCATGACGAAAAGATGCGCATCCTTGAAGCCGGCAAAAGGCTTAGCCTGAGCCTCCTGTATTGGCTACAGACAGAAGCTCCCCGCCCGGACGGTGGTGCCGGATTCCCAGGGCTGCGCCTCAGACCCGACCTCGCCGGCACTCACGACGGGCTGGCTCAGTATCCGTACATTCGTGAGTCCCGGCGTATACTGCCGATGTTCCGGGTGCTGGAGCAGCACATCGCTCAGGAGTCGCGGAAGACCCAGTATGCGGAGCCTTTTCAGGACTCGGTAGGGATCGGTCTTTACCGGATAGACCTCCACCCCTCCGCAGAAACCGGGGAATTCGTGGACCTGGCCTGTTGCCCGTTCCAGATCCCGCTGGGTGCGCTGATTCCGCGAAGGATGCGCAACCTTCTGGCGGGCTGCAAGAACATTGGCACCACGCACATCACCAACGGCGCCTATAGGCTTCATCCGGTGGAATGGAACATCGGCGAAGCCGCCGGAGTGACGGCGTCTTACTGCGTGTTCGGCGGAGTACCGGCACAGGCGGCCCGTGAGAATCCGGAGCGTCTGGCGCGCATTCAGTCTTTGCTGAAAGCCCGCGGCGTCCCCCTGGAGTGGCCGGAGGCTCACCCGGTCTGA
- a CDS encoding alpha-mannosidase encodes MQGDACRRPDDGVLHAIGNAHIDPVWLWRWNEGLEAIRATFRSALDRMNEFPEFVFTSSSAAFYDLLQQVDPEMLDEIRQRIREGRWEIVGGWWVEPDLNVPSGESLVRQALHGQTWFREHLGVMARTGYNPDSFGHPRTLPQILKGAGLDSYVFMRPMPQEKDLPENVFWWEGPDGTRVLASRITRAYCTWFDEMDEHVRINHEARPSCVRDYTVFYGVGNHGGGPTIANLHSLQRIASDPAMPPVRLSSLREYFSSLSRDIQKGVDIPVVRDDLQHHARGCYSAHSRIKTLHRRAENLLYQAETLATLALTSAGRPWPADVLRHAWRTLLFNQFHDILAGTSLREACEDASHELGKVIADASREVHFAAQSIARQVDTRGDGQALVVFNPLPWSVRVPVEVEPATGNQITSADGQPLAAQTVQPEATVDKQRRLVFVADLPSAGYALFRQKDDDIAAAAADGELSAGDTWLQNRFLRVEFDSATGEMVSLLDRRSGRELLAAPGHRLVVLNDPGDTWSHDIAAFTEEVGAFRDASVCLEENGPVRAALRIRSRWHECCATQRILLYRDLDFVECRILMDWRQPRRVLKLAYPLALDTPSVTAECPYGFSEWPADGEEHPCQKWVDVSGGTGRARAGLALLNDSKYGFDCRGSELRLTLLRTPAYAHHDPVTLDPARIYRFMDLGEHEIVLRLVPHAGDWREAAVHRRAWELNVAPVYVNEYSHSGYLPQSASFVVAEHPGVSVSVVKQADDGEGVIVRAYETCGLRATDVEFILPMLGLSWRSDFEPSQIRTWRVRPGTELPVVETDLLERPV; translated from the coding sequence ATGCAAGGTGACGCTTGCCGCCGCCCCGATGACGGGGTGCTTCACGCGATCGGTAATGCCCATATAGACCCGGTCTGGTTGTGGCGGTGGAACGAAGGACTTGAGGCCATCCGGGCGACATTCCGCTCGGCGCTGGACCGGATGAACGAGTTCCCGGAGTTTGTCTTCACCTCCTCATCCGCAGCGTTCTACGATCTGCTCCAGCAGGTTGACCCGGAGATGCTGGACGAGATCCGCCAGCGCATCCGCGAGGGGCGATGGGAGATCGTCGGAGGGTGGTGGGTGGAGCCGGATCTGAACGTTCCTTCCGGTGAGTCGCTCGTCCGGCAGGCCCTGCACGGGCAAACGTGGTTCCGGGAGCATCTGGGGGTAATGGCACGCACCGGCTATAATCCGGACTCCTTCGGACACCCGCGGACGCTTCCGCAGATCCTCAAAGGTGCGGGGCTGGACAGCTATGTCTTTATGCGCCCGATGCCGCAGGAGAAGGATCTTCCGGAGAACGTTTTCTGGTGGGAGGGGCCGGACGGGACCCGGGTGCTGGCTTCACGCATTACCCGGGCCTACTGCACCTGGTTCGACGAAATGGACGAACATGTCCGGATCAACCATGAGGCAAGGCCTTCATGCGTCCGGGACTATACCGTTTTCTACGGAGTGGGCAATCACGGAGGCGGCCCCACCATAGCCAACCTGCACTCCCTTCAGCGGATTGCCTCCGATCCTGCAATGCCCCCAGTGCGTCTGAGCAGCTTGCGAGAGTATTTTTCTTCCCTCAGCCGCGACATCCAGAAGGGGGTGGATATACCCGTGGTGCGGGACGATCTCCAGCACCATGCGCGTGGCTGCTACAGTGCGCATTCCCGGATCAAGACGCTGCATCGCAGGGCAGAGAACCTGCTTTATCAGGCGGAGACTCTGGCTACGTTGGCGTTGACAAGTGCGGGGCGTCCCTGGCCGGCGGATGTCCTGCGGCATGCCTGGAGAACGCTGCTGTTCAACCAGTTCCATGACATCCTGGCGGGGACCAGCCTCAGGGAGGCGTGCGAGGACGCGAGTCACGAACTGGGCAAAGTGATTGCAGACGCTTCGCGTGAAGTGCACTTCGCTGCTCAGTCCATCGCCCGTCAGGTGGATACACGGGGAGACGGACAGGCGCTCGTTGTGTTCAACCCTCTGCCCTGGTCAGTCCGGGTTCCTGTGGAGGTGGAGCCCGCGACAGGTAATCAGATCACCAGTGCGGACGGCCAGCCGCTGGCGGCGCAGACCGTTCAGCCGGAGGCGACGGTGGACAAACAGCGCCGCCTCGTCTTTGTTGCGGATCTACCCTCGGCCGGCTATGCGCTGTTCCGCCAGAAGGACGATGATATCGCTGCGGCGGCGGCCGATGGTGAGCTTTCCGCCGGTGACACCTGGCTGCAGAACCGGTTCCTGCGCGTGGAGTTCGACTCTGCGACGGGCGAAATGGTCTCGCTGCTGGACAGGCGATCGGGCAGGGAGTTGCTTGCCGCTCCCGGTCATCGCCTGGTGGTCCTCAACGACCCCGGCGATACGTGGAGCCACGATATAGCGGCTTTCACGGAGGAGGTTGGAGCGTTCCGGGATGCCTCCGTGTGCCTGGAAGAAAATGGACCCGTGCGAGCCGCTCTGCGCATCCGGTCACGCTGGCATGAGTGCTGCGCCACGCAGCGCATCCTGCTGTATCGCGACCTTGACTTCGTGGAGTGCCGCATCCTAATGGACTGGCGACAGCCACGCCGCGTGCTCAAACTCGCCTATCCGCTGGCATTGGACACTCCATCTGTAACTGCCGAATGCCCTTACGGCTTCTCGGAGTGGCCGGCGGACGGTGAGGAGCACCCGTGTCAGAAATGGGTTGACGTGTCCGGCGGAACTGGGAGGGCGCGGGCCGGTTTGGCTCTCCTGAACGATTCCAAGTACGGTTTCGACTGCCGCGGCTCAGAGCTGCGTCTCACGCTTCTCCGAACTCCGGCCTACGCTCATCACGACCCTGTAACGCTGGATCCTGCCAGGATATACCGCTTCATGGACCTCGGGGAGCACGAGATTGTGCTGCGGCTGGTCCCCCACGCTGGCGACTGGCGCGAGGCCGCAGTCCACCGAAGGGCCTGGGAGTTGAACGTTGCTCCTGTGTATGTGAACGAGTATTCGCACTCCGGTTATCTGCCCCAGAGTGCATCTTTTGTCGTAGCAGAGCATCCCGGTGTCAGCGTTTCTGTGGTGAAACAGGCGGATGACGGGGAGGGTGTGATCGTGCGAGCATACGAGACGTGCGGCCTGCGGGCGACCGATGTGGAGTTCATTCTCCCGATGCTGGGGCTATCGTGGAGGTCCGATTTCGAACCGAGCCAGATTCGCACCTGGCGCGTGCGGCCTGGAACGGAGCTGCCCGTGGTAGAGACGGATCTGCTGGAGCGACCCGTGTAA
- a CDS encoding uroporphyrinogen decarboxylase: MRPKDRVLLAINHEEPDRAPIQIYVTPEIDEALRQHFAPLRYLEAFEVDFRSVAPHPLKPPRMPEPGSRIDYYDEWGVGYEMVPNNAGGLYPEARDLALARLETMDDVERYPWPDPDDYNYSVISAQIDAVEEFAVCLGNAGIPDIINGVGRGRGMEQVLTDIITEDEVGVAIIDRRVDFYYEYCRRSLEAGEGRIDILCLGEDLGSQKGPTMSPAMFDSFFRPRLQRFFDLGHQYGCRVMMHSCGSTRMLQPRLIEMGLDILDAVQPEPEGMDPEKLKREFGDRLTFCGMISTQQTLPHGTVEQCRAEARHRLDVIGKGGGYIFAPAHAIQPDTPLENVLAIYEEATGKRFLM, encoded by the coding sequence GTGAGACCCAAGGACCGCGTGTTGCTGGCAATCAACCACGAGGAGCCGGACCGGGCGCCCATTCAAATCTATGTTACACCGGAGATAGACGAAGCCCTGCGGCAGCATTTCGCACCGCTACGCTATCTCGAAGCGTTCGAGGTGGACTTCCGGAGTGTGGCTCCCCACCCTCTGAAGCCTCCGCGCATGCCGGAGCCAGGCAGCCGAATCGATTACTACGATGAATGGGGCGTGGGATATGAGATGGTCCCGAACAATGCGGGCGGCCTGTATCCGGAGGCGAGAGACCTCGCCCTGGCCCGGCTGGAGACGATGGACGACGTGGAGCGCTACCCCTGGCCGGACCCCGATGACTACAACTACAGCGTCATTTCCGCCCAGATTGACGCAGTGGAAGAGTTCGCGGTCTGCCTGGGAAATGCAGGGATCCCTGATATCATCAACGGCGTGGGCAGAGGACGGGGGATGGAGCAGGTTTTGACGGACATCATTACCGAGGACGAGGTTGGAGTCGCCATCATTGACCGGAGAGTAGACTTCTACTACGAATATTGCCGGCGCTCTCTGGAGGCGGGAGAAGGCCGGATAGATATTCTGTGCCTGGGCGAGGATCTGGGATCGCAGAAAGGACCCACAATGAGCCCGGCCATGTTCGACTCGTTTTTCCGTCCCCGGCTGCAAAGGTTCTTCGACCTGGGACACCAGTATGGCTGCCGCGTGATGATGCACTCGTGCGGCTCCACACGAATGCTCCAGCCACGCCTGATCGAAATGGGACTGGATATACTGGACGCGGTGCAGCCCGAACCGGAAGGTATGGATCCGGAGAAACTCAAACGGGAGTTCGGAGACCGCCTGACCTTCTGCGGAATGATCAGCACCCAGCAGACTCTTCCTCACGGAACGGTGGAGCAGTGCCGCGCTGAGGCGCGCCATCGGCTGGACGTCATAGGAAAGGGTGGAGGCTACATATTTGCGCCCGCCCACGCCATTCAGCCGGACACGCCACTGGAAAATGTTCTGGCCATCTACGAGGAAGCTACGGGAAAACGGTTCCTGATGTAG